The sequence AACCACCTCGCATCACACTGATCTTGCCCGAAGGATTTAGCATTGCCTTTCAATTTTCCCTGCCCTTAAAAACATAAGAGTCCAAAAAGCATACCCCTGTAGCTAGCCAAGGTGAGTAAAAGAACACTATGAAATGGATTACTTTAAATGCTTATGACTGacaaaatatgaaaagcaaataaaaacaagaaacaaaaaaacaaacaaacaaacaaacaaaaaccaaccccgaaaccaaaaaaaacctcaccattTCTGCAGACATTGTAGCAATCCTTTTCAGTGACAAAGTTGTTGGCATTTCCACCACAGCCAGTATATCTGAACTCTTTACATGATTTAGTCTTGGTGTCAAAGTAATAGCGAGGCACAGAAGAGGAACACAATCCTTCATCCTTTGGGCTATAGCATAGCAAGGGGCCAGCTTGGGaaaaaggacaaaggaaaaaaaagagagagcaagaaaaagTATATAAATGTGATCACTGTAGGTGGCTTCTTAAAATTGAtcctgaaataaattttgtgtctaaacagctccttttccccttgAATTGACAGTATTACCGATGACTTCAGAGACTTTCTACATCTAATTCCTGGGAGCTGCGAATCTGAGAAAGCAACAGACCATCCTAGAAAACAGGATTAAATTCCATAAGTGAAATTCATCAGCTATCCCCATTTGTGATGCTATACATATGACAGCGAATATTTTTATGTACTCTTATTCTGTATATATAGGAATATAGCAATAATTTTAGTGGAACAACCTctatagaggaaaaaaaaaggcacaactTTGCTATGATTTTCCCAGCAAATTCTGCTCGCAGCAAAAAGTACAAATACAACAGCTTTCCTCAAGAGCATGTTTCTTTTTGCCtcaacaaaattttattttttctgctgtagcCCCTTTATCAACTCATTGTATGtgcaacagaaataattcagcTTTCACCTAAGAAAATGCTGATAATATGCCATCAGCTACAAATAAATGTCATCAAGCACTAATACCACTTAGGGCAGTGACAGCTTTTACACAGTCTGGTAGATCTTCAAAGAGCCTGTCTTGAACTAGATATTAATCTGGTGTTCATGTCAAAACTTAGTTATAGTCACCTGCTCATAATTGCCACCAAACTTATTTACAGCTCAAATGGAGAGACAGTGAAGAACCACATCAGGCATCTCACTTTTGTAAGAAGCTGAGCTGTTGAGTGCCAAAAACCTGAGCCGCCTACCACCATCTCCCAGgcctgaattttaaaaaggcgCTTCTGCTTTACATTACACTTCCCTGAATGTGACTGCAACAATCTCTGACACATCTTCCCCAATATAGATCTTCAACCTTATTATTTCTCTTCAGATACACCTGTACAGCTCTCTGGAAGTCAAGAAATTGATTTGGTATAGCTGTGGGTGCATTTAAGATCTTTGCATTTTTGTTCTTCCAGTAACAGCTAAGACAacatattaaaattaaagtCGACAATATAAACATCTGCTTTACACAAGTGTTCAAAAATACCACTGTATGGGTATTCAGAGGAAAATATCAAATGAAGTATCATCTTCATATTACTTTCAAACCatctattttattaaaaatttgaaacaaTCATTACTTTTTTCTGGCAGACAGTGGTCCACACAAGACTGCAAATCTCTGAAGTTGTTGCCATTTCCATAACAGCCACCATAGATGAATTCCTCACACCTCATCGAGCTCAAGTTAAAGGCATATCTTCTTAGATAGCTCCTGCAAGGTCCTCCATCAGCCTCCATCCGGCATAATTTGGGcacttctgcagaaaaaaaaattaaaaaaatcaccctcTGTAAAGCCAGCGCTTGCTGCTTTGCATACAGAACAACATGGTAGTGTAGGCAAAACTGTATTACTTCAGTTGCAGACAAGTCCCAGTTTGTCCcacctgctttttttctggaggaATTCAATGCATTAATTAGTGAGTAAGTGCAAtattaaatcacatttaaaatactAATAGATAAATTCCACACATCATCTCTGGGTCAACTGACTGTATTTTCTGCCCAAAACTGACATCAGCAAGAAGCCGCAACAAGCAGGAGGGTCATTAGTTGGACTCGAtcatcttaaaggtcttttccaacctaaataacTCTATTCTAAGACTCTGTGATACAACGGGTGGGTGCAAAGCGTACCGCAAAGCCAAGCAGCCTCCCCGGtgtgtcccctccagcccctgccctgccactcCGGGGCCCTCTGGGGCACTGCCGGTCCCGGGACTCACTCTTGATGGTCCAGCAGCTCTTCTCGCAGTCGTCGAAGGTGAGGAAGTTGTTGGCGTTGCCGTAGCATCCCCCGTAGGTGAACTCCTGGCAGCTCTGCGTGTGCCGGTCGTAGTACCAGCGCGGCACCAGGGCGCGGCAGGGCCCCTCGTCGGGGGGCAGCAGGCAGGCGCGCTGCTTCTCTGCGGAGACACCAGCCACCGGGGCTGAGGCCACCGCGCCGGGgaggcggccccggccccgcggggtcCCACCGAGGGCCCGTTCCTACCTGTGAGGGGTCGCTGGGCCAGCGCGGCGCAGgccagcagcggcagcagcggcagcagcagcgcggGCAGCGGCAGGCGGCGGCCGGcggccatggcagcagcagggtccCGGCAGCGAGCGGCGCTTCCCCTCCGACGGCAGCGCTTTATATGCACCGAGGCGGCTTCCCCGGGCCGCCTCCTTGCGCAGGTGGTGGGAGGGGAAGTTCTGATTCAGCGGGGCAGGAGGTCGCCGCTGACCCGGCCGTCACCGGGGCGCGGGAGGCTGCGCGCTGCGGGATccgggggcgcggggggagcagcgggggccgggcggggggcgccgcCGGGGCTGCCTCCCCGCAGGGTGCACCGCCCACGGCCCAGGGGCCTCCGCCCCGCCGCTGCGGCGAGCTGGCTGGGGGCCACCCCCCGCCCCGCTCACGGTACGGGATGATGCTCAAAGAGCGTTTCCCGTAAATCACGGCGAAATCCGGGACAGGTCACTTAGCGAAAGCCCCCCTCTCTCATCATTGCGCGTCCCACCCTCGTCATCCTCGGCTTCACCCCCGAGGCCTCTCCCTATTCGGGAGCTCCGGGTAGAGGACGGTGGGACGCCGAAAATCAAACGCTGGTCCTGCTGCAGGTCCCGATCCAGCCGGATCGAGTAGAGGCTGCTTAGCGAGCGCCGCCGAGACAGACGCGCGGCATTAGTTTCCCTCCGTACAAAACGCTAATGAACTTGAGAAAATGAGGCATCATCAGAGGACTTGGACTCTGGGGAAAACCGAGGGGCCCAATGGATAACAACCCTGCCAGTGCAAAGAGGGATGGACTTCAGGAAATATCATGACCTGGTTTATTCTACAGATTGTAACCCCACCAGGCAATGAGGTGTGATCTGTGGGAGGAGGGGGTGAGCAGCAAACAGCATACTTTCCCTCTCTAATCTGTTAGACACATTGCATTAATTGGTGTTTACCCCAGACTGAATATAGCAAGAGAGATAAGAGTGGCTGCAAGTTAGGCGTGCTCTCCATAGATAACGACAAACTAATCTGATCTCCTATTGTTCTTCTCTGCTCCCTTTACAGCGACATTGGTCCATAGTCCTGCAGGCAGGCACTGCCCTGGATGGGTTGCAATACAGGGCCCAGGAAAtctgtgccctgcaggaaaGAAGACACAGTCTGTATGGGCTGTAAGCAGGAGGCACTTCAGGGTACCCCGATTACTTGAACTGACTTTCTCTCCATGGCTTCTGTGCTTTACTTATGTCGTGAAGGACTACAACCTAGCTTCCTGACATAGTTTTATTTTTCGTAAAGGCAAGAAAGGAGCAAGTCTAATTCCTACTCCACCTACATGACTTCTGAAAGGATATGGAATGGCacttctttccctcctttttcagAACTGCTCCCTTTTTCACAATCTCCAGTAGCCAAAGTATAAGTGAGTACTTTActgacaagaaaataaatcatggTGCAGCTTGAGTCATCACGATAGGACATATCTGCCATGCTTTAGATTCTTATAGCTACAATGGTAACTAATGGGTGTCCtcatttttagggattttgttCAGCATATTAGGCAGAGCAGCTATATCAAAGCTTATGTCCCTCCCAAAGAAAAgaaccaaccaacaaacaaacaaacaaaaaaaccccacatacTTTTTCTATTTCCAAAAGAAAGCTGACATTTCTAATATTGGGAAACTAAAGTGGTTTTAATATGATGTTCTTTAATATGTTGTCCTAGACTGATGTCAGTTTTCATGACATTTTTTGGActtgcaaagaaagaaatttaaataccactttaaacaacagcagcaaagttAATGCTGTAATGCAAACAccattttcaatattttcaatttCCTCTGTGCACAGACATATAGAAATCAAAGTCTGATTTAAAGCCACCTATCCATCAATGCTGCTATTCAGCTTCCCCTTTGCTTTAACTTAGATCAGGTAAATATCTGTACAAATATATGAACCACAATAAAACAATAACCACAATAACACAGCGAGTGGTAGAAAGTCCATTACTGACTGCCATCTGCAGAGCCAGTCACGTCAGCAGACAGGTCAGTGAAAGTTTTCCATTACAGAGCTATGGACACCAAATTCTTCCCACTCCAACCATGACAGTGGCATGCCAGAGCCCACCTTCAGCTCACTCCTGCACCCTACACCTGCCTCCACCACATCACAATGTTTCTGCTCCCACCGACAGCCCAGGCTGTTCTGAGGCACTGGCCAGCCAGCTCTTTCCACCTGTTTTGACTGGCCCAGGACCAGCAGctggtggggtttgggaatgCAGCTGTCAGTGTAGGTTATGGACGTGTAGAAAGTGCATGCcaccagctggggaggggaagatAGTAGCCataaggagaggaagagaaactgATTTTAGTGAACTGGCTGAAGTAAAATGAATACAAACCCCAAGGGCACTATAGGAGCAGCGCTGGAGAAGATGTAAATCTTGCatgctgctgacagctgcttACATCTGGTGAGTGGGAAGAGGTTGGAGAAAGCAGTGtgtttaatgggaaaaaaacagaggtGGGAAGAGGGAGGGCTAACTGCCTATAAAGATCTTTGAAATGGCAGATAACAGAAGGACTGCAAGCCCATTTTAATGGCCTGTAGCTATGTTCAGTCTCAGGGGTCCTGAATTGTTCTTCCATTGCTATTGAAGGAAAGCAGCTGCTAGGATGAGAGATGCTAGGTGATGTACAAGCATGCATGGAGGGACCAGTTGGTTTCTAAAAGCATAGAAACCTATTTGGGATCTAGACCTCAAAACCATATGCAACCACAGGAGAAGAATTTCCTAACTCCTTCTTGCATTTTCTGAATGCATCACTTCCCTTATGTTGAGTACTCCACCCCAACACCTGTCATAACTCCATGTGTTCGGAGACCCTTGCGCAAGCCAGGCACAATAACCCTCTTATGCAGAGTTGCAATTCTGCTTTGCAGACATACCTACCAAAAAGTTGCCATGTCTGGCATTGACAGGCTGGCCACCTGTTGAGGCACTTTATATGGGAGTGGTTTCCTCCCCTCTCTACCTTAGTCCAGTTCATCTGTAGTGGTAATGCACAAGTATTGAGGAAAGTACCCATGCACACCACCTGCTTCTGCCTTAGCAGCGGGGGAGAAGAACACAGAGCCCAAGGATGCAGGTGGCACAGAGCATGAGTCATTTATATGGCCGAGAGGTGCATGGGAAGAAGATGGGGGGGGAGAAATATCTCACTGCTGGGCCAAAAGCTCCAGCCGACCTCGCTGCTCTTGCCCCGCACTGGAGTTGCAGAGGTTGAAGCCAGGGAGGTCAGCACACGAGGGTCTTCCAGCTCCCGGCTCCTGCTGGGACGGCCGGACCTCCCTGCGCTGGCAGGGCCCGTGTCAACGCcccggcagcggggccgggccgggctctaATCCGGTTAGGGGGGATTAGCACGCAGGTTTAAAGGCCAGAGCGGGGAAGGGGTGCGGGCGCGTCGGAGAGGAAGCGGCCGCCGCCGAGTAGCGGGGCAGCCCGGCCGGCAGCGTGTGAGTGAGCccgggggcgggccgggggcggccgtCCCACAGCCCCGCCACCGCCCGGGGGCTCCGGCCCCGGCGCCCTCGCTGCCCAGACGTAACCTTTTGTCCTCACTCCCTGCGCGCTTCGGTAGTGTAGACGATGCCAGCCATCAACATCGAGGACCTGAGCGAGAAGGACAAACTGAAAATGGAAGTGGAGCAGCTCCGGAAAGAAGTGAAGCTGGAAAGGCAGCCGGTGAGCGGGCGCGGAGAGGGGACCGGGAGCTGCCCGGGGCCGGGTGTGGAGCGGGGGACGAGCCCGTTCCTCcccgggcggcggggccgggggcggcggggctgtGGGAGCCGCTCGTCCGCAGAGCCCCGGCTGTTTTGGGACGGCCGCGGTTTGCACCGACGGTCCTGCCACCACTTTGGGTCAGGGGCCGGGGACGGCGCTGTTGGCACAGCACCGGTAACATCGCGTAGGAGCGCCGGTCCTTGCCGGGGGAGGCTGTGGAGCCCGGGGGAAGGAGCGCATCATCCCTGGGATAAAGCGCCCCGAGGGGCTGGCACGGGCCGGCCCGCCGCGGCAGGATTTGGCACCCCTTAACTTAATCCCGGTGGATTTGGCACCCCTTAACTTCCCCCTCCCCTCGAGTCCCTGGCGCCCAAGGCCGGCACAAGACCGCCTTGCCAGGCGAGGGAGGAGCACGTCGCGCTGTTCCCCTCTTCTGTAGGCAGAACGCCCAGGGACGTGCTGGTGCTCGGGGAGGGATCGTCCTCCCCTGGGAAGCCAGGGGAGCCCTGTCGCGGCACTGCGCCCTGCCTGGCCCGTAGCCGGGTCTCGGCTGCCCGCGTCCCCGCCCCGCTTCCCGTGCTGAGCAGTGCCCGGGCAGGAGCCAAAGCACCACCCGTGCCGAGCCGTGACCCACCCAGCCTTGTTCCATAGACATTTAGACATTTACACTGATTGTTCCTTCCCACAAGTACTTTCCCCTTAAAGGTTTATGGTTCTGTACATTTTCTATAGATGAAAGATGTGCAGAACTGGTCTTGGTCCATGatgaaactaattttttttttaaattctgcatGCCAGCAGAGGTAATTACACCTAAATATTACACCTAAATATTACACCTAAATTACACCTTCAAGTTAGGaccaaaaatacatttgtatgTGGGAATCAGTAGCATGAGTCATGTTGATTACATTGAAGGTCTAGGTTTTACCCCAAGAATAAAAATGCCAATGCTGAAGTTATGTTTTAGCTGTGAGTTGGGTATCAGTGATTGTAGATGTTACAGTACAGTCTAAAGCTCCAGCAGTACTGAGGGCTCAACGTCTAACTAGTGTTGATGCCTATATCATCTCTCAAAAGATGATTCTTAGACAACTGAAATACACTCTGCAGGATATAAAGTtttggaaataataatttaaatacttttctaCATGTTTGGAATAAACCAAAACCctaatcactttaaaaaaatggatatttttcaattttcctgtAGTGAAGCATGCTTAATTCTACCAGTGCATTGTAACAGAAATTTCTCTGTGAGAATGAAATTGATGTTGTAGTTGCCACGGTCCCCTGGTACCTGTATAGGTGTTACAAGGACTGGGAAATGCAGAAACCACATTACTGTTGgtaccaaaagaaaaacatcagccAAAATTTTCTTGACCCCCACTAACAACTTTACAACAT comes from Camarhynchus parvulus chromosome 2, STF_HiC, whole genome shotgun sequence and encodes:
- the LOC115917570 gene encoding guanine nucleotide-binding protein G(I)/G(S)/G(O) subunit gamma-11 isoform X1 yields the protein MQVAQSMSHLYGRETMPAINIEDLSEKDKLKMEVEQLRKEVKLERQPVSKCSEEIKNYIEERSGEDPLVKGVPEDKNPFKEKGGCVIA
- the TFPI2 gene encoding tissue factor pathway inhibitor 2 isoform X1 translates to MAAGRRLPLPALLLPLLPLLACAALAQRPLTEKQRACLLPPDEGPCRALVPRWYYDRHTQSCQEFTYGGCYGNANNFLTFDDCEKSCWTIKKVPKLCRMEADGGPCRSYLRRYAFNLSSMRCEEFIYGGCYGNGNNFRDLQSCVDHCLPEKTGPLLCYSPKDEGLCSSSVPRYYFDTKTKSCKEFRYTGCGGNANNFVTEKDCYNVCRNAGNQKPGINKPTNLSRRKIVRKLKKKSQMYSLKS
- the TFPI2 gene encoding tissue factor pathway inhibitor 2 isoform X2, coding for MAAGRRLPLPALLLPLLPLLACAALAQRPLTEKQRACLLPPDEGPCRALVPRWYYDRHTQSCQEFTYGGCYGNANNFLTFDDCEKSCWTIKKVPKLCRMEADGGPCRSYLRRYAFNLSSMRCEEFIYGGCYGNGNNFRDLQSCVDHCLPEKTGPLLCYSPKDEGLCSSSVPRYYFDTKTKSCKEFRYTGCGGNANNFVTEKDCYNVCRNGNQKPGINKPTNLSRRKIVRKLKKKSQMYSLKS